One Paenarthrobacter aurescens TC1 DNA window includes the following coding sequences:
- a CDS encoding putative glyoxalase family protein (identified by match to protein family HMM PF00903), whose protein sequence is MTARKHYASGEPCWADLQTRDVAAAKTFYGQVFGWTFKDLPTPDGRSYAQAFVKDHLVAVIAPQNPMQEAAGTRGQWNVYISATDTEEIAEDAVHAGGKLQFGPEAVADTGVLAFIEPPGGGTTGIWQAGTHVGSHLFNEPGALAWAELLTPEPQAAVAFFQQLFGHDVTEYPQDDGGSYSTLMVKGDEVAGIVPADEGDDAGWQIYFGVADLRKAADAAVVAGGELLVEPEDKPETGSLATIQDPQGGVLSLIQV, encoded by the coding sequence ATGACAGCGCGCAAGCACTACGCCAGCGGTGAGCCGTGCTGGGCGGACCTTCAGACAAGGGACGTCGCGGCGGCTAAAACCTTCTACGGACAAGTCTTCGGCTGGACTTTCAAGGACCTGCCTACGCCGGACGGACGCAGCTATGCCCAAGCCTTCGTCAAGGATCACCTGGTGGCTGTGATCGCCCCGCAGAACCCCATGCAGGAGGCCGCCGGAACCCGGGGCCAGTGGAACGTCTACATTTCGGCCACTGACACGGAGGAAATCGCGGAGGACGCGGTCCACGCGGGAGGGAAACTTCAGTTTGGTCCGGAGGCTGTCGCGGATACGGGTGTCTTGGCGTTCATCGAACCTCCGGGCGGCGGAACCACGGGTATCTGGCAGGCAGGAACTCATGTGGGCAGTCACTTGTTCAACGAGCCCGGCGCATTGGCCTGGGCGGAACTGTTGACGCCCGAGCCGCAAGCCGCCGTCGCGTTTTTCCAGCAGCTTTTCGGGCATGACGTGACCGAATATCCCCAGGACGACGGCGGCAGCTACAGCACGCTGATGGTCAAGGGCGACGAAGTGGCTGGCATCGTTCCTGCCGATGAGGGCGACGACGCCGGCTGGCAGATCTACTTCGGCGTCGCGGATCTGCGAAAGGCCGCGGACGCGGCAGTGGTCGCCGGGGGAGAGCTTCTGGTGGAACCGGAGGACAAGCCCGAAACAGGGTCCTTGGCCACCATTCAGGATCCGCAGGGCGGGGTCCTGAGCCTGATCCAGGTCTAG